One Jannaschia sp. GRR-S6-38 genomic window carries:
- a CDS encoding DNA-packaging protein: MRSGAAWLASESEAEQAAFIAGLDANELAALPYLFEFWALDHQLPPEGDWRSWVVLGGRGAGKTRAGAEWVRSVAEGGRSLQPGRCRRIALVGETYDQVRDVMVEGESGIRACSPPDRRPVWKASQRKLIWPNGAEAQAFSANDPEALRGPQFDAAWVDELAKWPRAEETWDMLQFCMRLGDDPRVVVTTTPRNVPVLKRLLEDPTTSRTHAPTRANRANLANSFLEQVTQRFGGTRMGRQELDGVLLDDVEGAFWSAAQLDACRTDKWPVFDRVVVGVDPAVTSKSGSDETGIAVVGVVTKGAPGDWRAWVLEDATVSGASPVEWAEAVADAYARWNADRVVAEGNQGGDMIEAVLRQVAPLVSYRKVSAREGKGARAEPVAALYEQGRVRHLRGLDKLEDQMCRMTRSGFAGAGSPDRLDAAVWAIWEAVLDPARSRSEPRMRAL; this comes from the coding sequence TTGAGATCGGGTGCCGCCTGGCTCGCATCCGAGAGCGAGGCTGAGCAGGCGGCCTTCATCGCGGGCCTGGACGCGAACGAGTTGGCGGCCTTGCCGTATCTGTTCGAGTTCTGGGCCCTGGACCATCAGCTGCCGCCCGAGGGTGATTGGCGAAGCTGGGTCGTGCTGGGCGGGCGCGGCGCGGGCAAGACCCGGGCCGGCGCTGAGTGGGTCCGGTCCGTCGCGGAAGGTGGCCGGTCGCTCCAGCCCGGCCGCTGTCGGCGGATCGCGCTGGTCGGCGAGACCTATGACCAGGTGCGCGACGTGATGGTGGAGGGGGAGAGCGGCATCCGGGCGTGCTCTCCCCCGGATCGGCGGCCGGTCTGGAAGGCGAGCCAGCGCAAGCTGATTTGGCCCAACGGCGCTGAGGCGCAGGCGTTTTCGGCCAATGATCCGGAGGCGCTTCGCGGGCCGCAATTCGACGCGGCCTGGGTGGATGAGCTCGCGAAATGGCCGCGGGCCGAGGAGACCTGGGACATGCTCCAGTTCTGCATGCGGCTGGGGGACGATCCGCGCGTCGTGGTGACGACGACGCCGCGCAATGTACCGGTGCTGAAGCGGTTGCTCGAGGACCCGACGACCAGCCGGACGCACGCCCCGACCCGGGCCAATCGCGCGAACCTGGCCAACAGTTTCCTGGAGCAGGTCACGCAACGGTTCGGCGGGACGCGGATGGGCCGGCAGGAGCTGGACGGCGTGCTTCTGGACGACGTGGAGGGCGCTTTCTGGTCGGCAGCGCAGCTGGATGCCTGCCGAACCGACAAATGGCCGGTCTTCGACCGGGTCGTGGTGGGCGTCGACCCGGCGGTCACGTCCAAGTCGGGGTCCGACGAGACGGGGATCGCCGTCGTGGGCGTCGTCACCAAGGGCGCGCCGGGCGATTGGCGCGCATGGGTCCTGGAGGATGCCACGGTGAGCGGCGCGTCGCCGGTCGAATGGGCCGAGGCGGTCGCGGATGCCTATGCCCGCTGGAACGCGGACCGGGTCGTGGCCGAGGGCAACCAGGGCGGCGACATGATCGAGGCGGTGCTGCGGCAGGTCGCGCCGCTGGTGAGCTATCGCAAGGTCTCGGCGCGCGAGGGCAAGGGCGCGCGGGCCGAGCCAGTCGCCGCGCTCTACGAACAGGGGCGGGTCCGGCATCTGCGCGGTCTCGACAAGCTGGAGGACCAGATGTGCCGGATGACCCGCAGCGGGTTCGCCGGCGCCGGTTCGCCGGATCGGCTGGATGCGGCGGTCTGGGCGATCTGGGAGGCGGTGCTGGATCCGGCGCGCAGCCGGAGCGAGCCGCGAATGCGGGCGCTTTGA
- a CDS encoding phage portal protein, with translation MFGIGRKINVAPEAKASATGRVAAMGLAGRAVWSPRDVTSMTRLGFTGNPVGFRAVKLIAEAAAAVPLAIADRDGRVEVHPVAELLARPNAAQGRSEWLEALFGQLLLTGNAFVEAVGPGGLPVEMHVLRSDRVSVVPGTDGWPVAYDYAVGGRKHRFHVGEISPICHVRSFHPQDDHYGLSPMQAAATAVDVHNAASRWSKGLLDNAARPSGAIVNMGEGLTPDQFERLSAEMEAYHQGARNAGRPMLLDGGLDWKPMGFSPSDMEFQKTKEAAAREIAMSFGVPPMMLGIPGDATYANYVEANRAFYRLTVLPLVGKVCEALAHWLSQHSGEAVTLGPDRDRVPALQAERDAEWNRIAGADFLTADEKRRMLGLPPLDA, from the coding sequence ATGTTTGGAATTGGCAGGAAGATAAACGTGGCTCCGGAGGCGAAAGCCTCGGCCACGGGTCGCGTGGCGGCTATGGGCCTTGCGGGCCGAGCCGTTTGGTCGCCACGCGACGTGACTTCGATGACGCGCCTGGGCTTCACCGGGAACCCGGTCGGGTTCCGGGCGGTGAAGCTGATCGCGGAAGCGGCGGCGGCGGTGCCGCTGGCGATCGCCGATCGAGATGGGCGCGTCGAGGTCCATCCGGTGGCGGAGCTGCTGGCGCGTCCCAATGCGGCGCAGGGGCGGTCGGAATGGCTGGAGGCGCTGTTCGGCCAGCTGCTGCTGACGGGGAACGCCTTCGTCGAAGCCGTGGGGCCGGGCGGCCTGCCGGTGGAGATGCACGTGCTGCGTTCGGACCGGGTGTCGGTCGTGCCGGGGACGGATGGCTGGCCGGTGGCCTATGATTACGCGGTGGGCGGGCGCAAGCATCGCTTCCACGTGGGTGAGATCAGCCCGATCTGCCACGTCCGGTCCTTCCATCCGCAGGACGACCATTACGGGCTGAGCCCGATGCAGGCGGCCGCCACTGCGGTGGATGTCCACAATGCGGCGTCGCGCTGGTCGAAGGGGCTGCTCGACAATGCCGCGCGGCCATCGGGCGCGATCGTCAACATGGGCGAGGGGCTGACGCCCGACCAGTTCGAGCGGCTGTCGGCGGAGATGGAGGCCTATCACCAGGGCGCACGGAACGCGGGGCGGCCGATGCTGCTGGACGGCGGCCTGGACTGGAAGCCGATGGGGTTCAGCCCTTCGGACATGGAGTTCCAGAAGACGAAGGAGGCCGCCGCGCGCGAGATCGCCATGTCCTTCGGCGTGCCGCCCATGATGCTGGGCATTCCGGGCGACGCGACCTACGCCAATTACGTGGAGGCCAATCGCGCCTTCTACCGGCTGACGGTGCTGCCGCTGGTCGGGAAGGTCTGCGAAGCGCTGGCGCATTGGCTGAGCCAGCATTCGGGCGAGGCGGTGACCCTGGGGCCCGACCGCGACCGGGTGCCGGCGTTGCAGGCCGAGCGGGATGCCGAGTGGAACCGCATCGCCGGGGCCGATTTCCTGACGGCGGACGAGAAGCGACGGATGCTGGGTCTTCCGCCGCTCGACGCATGA
- a CDS encoding GTA head formation protein, RCAP_rcc01685 family, with product MSAPRSGGSRFLYDPFDAATARIEANERVFAERWDGLEFRLRQIEGMLERLERRLWLAVMGVVGAVLAQAVRILLSL from the coding sequence ATGAGCGCGCCGCGCAGCGGCGGTTCGCGCTTTCTCTACGATCCGTTCGACGCGGCCACGGCCCGGATCGAGGCCAACGAGCGCGTCTTCGCGGAGCGCTGGGACGGGCTCGAATTCCGGCTGCGGCAGATCGAGGGGATGCTGGAACGCCTGGAGCGCCGCCTCTGGCTGGCGGTGATGGGCGTGGTGGGCGCCGTTCTGGCGCAGGCCGTCCGGATACTTTTGTCACTCTAG
- a CDS encoding HK97 family phage prohead protease, with product MDLERKFARGDGSVRLEEGARITGYASFFGVEDTGRDIVAPGAFCDSLARIGTEGHSVKMLWQHDPAQVIGVWDEVREDERGLRVSGRLLDGVSRAREAAALIDAGALDGLSIGYTVRRAGRDEKGRRLLKELELWEVSLVTFPMLPSARVGAKADPLRDLARAIRAARDDLARA from the coding sequence ATGGATCTGGAACGCAAATTCGCGCGTGGGGATGGCTCCGTGCGGCTGGAAGAGGGTGCCCGGATCACGGGCTACGCCTCGTTCTTCGGGGTGGAAGACACGGGCCGCGACATCGTCGCGCCGGGCGCCTTCTGCGACAGCCTGGCCCGGATCGGGACCGAGGGGCACAGCGTCAAGATGCTGTGGCAGCACGATCCGGCGCAGGTCATCGGCGTGTGGGACGAGGTGCGCGAGGACGAGCGCGGGCTTCGGGTTTCGGGGCGGCTGCTGGACGGCGTGAGCCGCGCCCGGGAAGCCGCGGCGCTGATCGATGCCGGCGCGCTGGACGGGCTGAGCATCGGATACACCGTCCGGCGCGCCGGGCGGGACGAAAAGGGGCGAAGGCTCCTGAAGGAACTGGAGCTTTGGGAGGTGTCGCTGGTGACCTTCCCGATGCTGCCCAGTGCGCGGGTGGGGGCCAAGGCAGACCCCCTGCGCGACCTGGCGCGGGCCATCCGGGCCGCGCGGGACGACCTGGCGCGCGCCTGA
- a CDS encoding phage major capsid protein, whose product MNHDGVGEVTEALAGLVSDFKGFRQKITERMQQQEERLTMSYKSQRPPLETQERDGAPHQKAMDVYLRSGDDDGLRALTLEGKAMSTAVSAEGGYLVDPQTAETVKAVLTGAASIRAIASVVNVEATSFDVLVDRTEMGAGWATETGAATETDTPIFDRISIPLHELSAMPKASQRLLDDAAFDIEGWLAGRIADKFATAEAAAFIGGDGLDKPKGFLSYGHVAEVDWVWGQLGYVASGSEGDFTPNTATDVIVDLVYALGAKYRANASFVMNSKTAGAVRKMKDADGRFLWTDSLAAGQPAQLMGYPVLIAEDMPDIGVGQTAIAFGDFAAGYTVAERPDLRVLRDPFSAKPHVLFYATKRVGGDVTDFAAIKLLKFSTV is encoded by the coding sequence ATGAACCATGACGGCGTCGGGGAAGTCACGGAGGCGCTGGCCGGTCTGGTCAGCGACTTCAAGGGCTTCCGCCAGAAGATCACCGAACGGATGCAGCAACAGGAAGAGCGCCTGACCATGTCCTACAAGTCCCAACGCCCGCCGCTGGAAACCCAGGAGCGCGACGGCGCCCCCCATCAGAAGGCGATGGATGTCTATCTGCGCTCCGGCGACGATGACGGGCTGCGCGCGCTGACGCTGGAAGGCAAGGCGATGAGCACCGCCGTCAGCGCCGAGGGCGGGTATCTCGTCGATCCGCAGACCGCGGAGACGGTGAAGGCCGTCCTGACCGGCGCGGCGTCGATCCGGGCGATCGCGAGCGTGGTCAATGTCGAGGCGACGTCCTTCGACGTGCTGGTCGATCGCACCGAGATGGGCGCGGGCTGGGCCACCGAGACCGGTGCGGCGACCGAGACCGACACGCCGATCTTCGATCGCATCTCGATCCCGCTGCACGAGCTGTCGGCCATGCCGAAGGCCAGCCAGCGCCTGCTCGACGACGCGGCCTTCGATATCGAGGGCTGGCTGGCGGGCCGGATCGCCGACAAGTTCGCGACCGCCGAGGCCGCGGCCTTCATCGGCGGCGACGGCCTGGACAAACCGAAGGGCTTCCTGAGCTACGGGCACGTCGCGGAGGTCGACTGGGTCTGGGGCCAGCTGGGCTATGTCGCCTCGGGCAGCGAGGGGGATTTCACCCCGAACACCGCGACCGACGTGATCGTGGACTTGGTCTATGCGCTGGGTGCGAAATACCGCGCCAATGCGAGCTTCGTGATGAATTCGAAGACCGCGGGCGCCGTGCGCAAGATGAAGGATGCCGACGGCCGCTTCCTGTGGACCGACAGCCTGGCGGCGGGGCAGCCCGCGCAGCTGATGGGCTATCCGGTGCTGATCGCGGAGGACATGCCCGATATCGGCGTGGGCCAGACCGCCATCGCCTTCGGCGATTTCGCCGCCGGCTACACCGTCGCCGAGCGACCGGATCTGCGCGTGCTGCGCGATCCCTTCAGCGCCAAGCCGCATGTGCTCTTCTACGCGACCAAGCGCGTGGGCGGCGACGTGACGGATTTTGCGGCGATCAAGCTGCTGAAGTTCTCGACCGTCTGA